The proteins below come from a single Falco rusticolus isolate bFalRus1 chromosome 8, bFalRus1.pri, whole genome shotgun sequence genomic window:
- the C8H2orf88 gene encoding small membrane A-kinase anchor protein, protein MGCIKSKDAFQGSNAVQDERIREGHEGCTGEKSSLIAAKADEKSPSSTIVLDYAHRLSHEILDQAVKQWAVTESKYSDIPFIESDVP, encoded by the coding sequence ATGGGATGCATCAAATCCAAGGATGCCTTTCAAGGTTCAAATGCTGTCCAGGATGAAAGGATCAGGGAAGGTCACGAAGGATGCACTGGGGAGAAATCATCACTGATAGCAGCGAAGGCAGATGAGAAGAGTCCATCAAGCACTATAGTGCTAGACTATGCGCACCGTCTCTCCCACGAGATTCTTGATCAGGCGGTGAAGCAGTGGGCAGTGACTGAAAGCAAATATAGCGACATCCCTTTTATTGAAAGCGATGTGCCCTGA